GAAGACTGCCTGGGCAAAGATAGTGCACCCCCTGCCCAAGAAGGCCGCCAAGAGTTAAGAAATCTAAATTGCAGAATATTGACCCGCCTTCTCGCGGAGGCGGGTCACTTTTTTTCTTCGGTATCGTCGTTCAGATCGAAGAGATATCTCACTGCATCTGCAAGCTTCTCTCTTTCCCCGGGATCAGCACTACCTTTAAGTCTAACGGTGGGCTTGTGGAGAATCTTGTTCAAGAAACTTGTCGCAAAATCCTCGACGAGCTTTTTCTCCCTTTCACTTGCCGTCCCGAGCTGGGAAAAAAGTCCTGAGAGCTCTTTGTCTTTAACTTCACTCAGCATTGATCTCAGAAGAGATATTGTCGGCACTGCCTGAAACCCTTCCATCCATCTTTCAAATCGAAGAGTTTCTTCCGCAACAATCGATTTTGCCTTTTCAGCTTCTCTTTCCCTCTTTTCCCTGTTCAGCGTAACGATTGCATTGAGGTCATCAATGTTGTAGAGGAAAACATTGTATATACCGGCGCACCCGGGGTCTACGTCTCGGGGGACAGCGATATCAATGATAAAGATGGTCCTGTTCTTCCTTCTCTGCATCACATTCTGGAGCTGCATTTTCTTGAGCACGTAGTGCGGGGCACCGGTTGAAGAAATGACAATGTCAACCTCGGCAAGGGCTTCCTCAATTCTGGAGAACTCTACCACTCTCCCGCCGGCTTCCTTTGCAAGCTCTTCGGATTTCTCCAGAGTTCTGTTCGCAACGTAAATATCGCGGACTCCGTTATCTACCAGAGACTTAAGCGTTAGCTCACTCGTCTCTCCGCCGCCTATGATCATCCCCTTCTTGCCGGAGAGATTGCCGAGTATTTTCTTTGCCAGCTCTACTGCAAGGGAGCTCACCGAGACAGCATAAGCCCCTATTTCAGTCTCTGTCCTCACCCTCTTACCGACTTCGAAAGACTGTCTGAAGAGTCTGTTCATTATCGGACCGGTTCCGCCGGAATCCTCTGCGATAAAGTATGCACTCTTGACCTGGCCCAGGATCTGGGGCTCTCCGACAACCATGGAATCCAAGCTGGATGAGACATTGAAGAGATGTTCGACCGCAGCACGACCACGATGGGAGTAGAGGTATTTTGAAATACCATCGCCAACCTCAGGGCTAAGGTTTCTGATGAATGATGCAAGAGCGCGTTCCACTTCCACATTGTCCTCTGCAAGACAGCAGAACTCGCTTCTATTGCATGTGGAAAGAACGACGCATTCCTTGACCCCGGGGACGTTCTTGAGATCCCGTATCACGTCAGCGTACTTCCCTTCCGCGATGGCGTATTTCTCCCTTACATCTACGGGAGCTGTCTTGTGATTCATTCCTATGAGTATGAGTCCCATTCGATACTCAGCTCAAATCCTTCCGGCCGGCATCCGGCTCTCAGAAGTTGTGCCTTCCCGGGAGGAGACTGCCTCCGACAAATGAGAGCATGCACGCCAGAAATCCGACTATTGATAGAAGCGCAGCCCTTTTCCCCTGCCACCCCGCTGCCAGTCTTGAATGGAGATAAGCGGCATAGATGATCCAGGTAGCGAATGTCCACACTTCCTTTATCTCCATGCGGAAAAAGGAGCCCCAGACTCTTTCTGCCCACAATCCTCCAGCCACGACTCCAAGGGTCAGAAGCGGGAATCCTATCGACACTGCCCTGTATCCGATGTGATCGAGTGAATCAAGCGATGGAAGGCGCACAAAGACCCTTCCCATCCTCTTCACCGCTATTTCATGTGAGAGCATGAAATACATGAGCCCGGTCGAGAATGCGAAGGCAAAGGCGGCGTAGCTCAGAAGCGTCAAGAGAACATGTACCTGGAACCAGGCACTTGTGAAGATCACCTCTGGTTCCAACTGCGGACGCGGGAAGAAACACAAAATCAGTGAAGACAAGGAGAGAATGGCGGGGAAAGGAACAATAAAGGGTCCGACAGTCTTCTCACCCGTGGCCCTCTCAAAAAGAAAGTAGGAGCAGCCGATGAAGACAGAGGCGACCAGGAGTGCCTCCCGGACCGTTCTCAGAGGAAGAGCACTTTCGGCCCCTGTAATGAGGAATAAGAGACTGAGCTGAAGCAAGACGCCTGCGAGCAGAAAGTAGCTTGCCAGGCTGTGCTTCTTCGGTGCTTCTCCGAGAAAACCAGAGATGTACAGAAAAGAAGCAACGAGATAACAGGCGAAGGAGATGCCCTGAATAACAGGAAATGCGAGTCCCATACGAACCACGCGAGGTTATCTACCCAGCCATAGTTCCAGAGAAGCTTCAGTAAGTCTTATGAGCTGGGCTGGAAAGAGTCCAATGAACAGCGTAAATACAAATGATATCCCCAGAGCAAACTTAGTAAGGGCTGACATGCCGAAGTGCGGCTGTTCTTCCTTCCTTTTCACAAGATACATTGCCTTCAAGACCCTTGCATAGTAAAAAAGACTTACTACGCTCGTAAGAATTCCAATCACTGCAAGCACTATGTAACCGTCCTTAATGGCTGACGAGAAAACATAAAGCTTGCCCATGAAACCCGCGAGGCCGGGAATTCCCGCAAGTGAAAGCAGGAATATTGTCATAAGGCCGGCCATCACCGGGGAACGTCTCCCGAGGTCAACGAAATGTTCGAGGTCATCACCGCCTGTTATTCTGGACTGGGCTGTCACGATCGAGAATGCTCCGACGCTCATGAACAGATAGGCGGTAAGATAAATGAGGACGCTCTGAGTACCGAGCGTGCCTCCCACTGCAACGCCGATCAACATATATCCGACGTGTGCGATGCTCGAATATGCGAGAAGCCTTTTCACGTTTGTCTGGGCAACCCCGACAATGGTTCCGAGAATCATGCTGAGCGCAGAAAGCCAGGCGATGATCCCTGTCCAGTCAATGCCGTTTGCCTGATAGGCGCCGCTCAGCGAAAAAATGAATCTCAGAAGCACCGCGAAGCCCGCCCCCTTGGAGACAACGGAAAGATATGCCGTTATGGGGGTCGGAGCTCCCTGGTAGGTGTCAGGGACCCACATATGGAACGGGACGGCGGCCATCTTGAATGCGAAACCCGCTACCGTGAGAATCGAACCAAGCATAAGAAGAGGGTAGCTCGCGCCCCCGGCGAGGAGTCTTTCCTCAATGGCAAGAAGGTTGGTCAAACCGGTAAGGCCATAGATAAAACTCATGCCGTACACCATGACTGCGGAAGATATGGCCCCGAGCAGGAAGTATTTGACGCCTGCTTCATTTGATGAAGCGTCATCTCTCATGAATCCGGCAAGCGCATAGCAGGGAATTGCTCCCATCTCTATCGCCACAAAAATCATTACCAAATCCCCTGCCGAAGCAACAAGCATGAAGCCGAATGTGCCAAAGAGCAGAAGGGCGCAATACTCGGACATCGTCTCCAAGTCGAGCCCTTTGAGCTCGGGCGTTATGAGAAGAACAAGAAAGGATGCAACAAGAAAAATGCCCTTGAAGAAGAGCGAGAATGGATCGAGGACAAACATCCCGCTCAGGGTGGCCTGCGACTCTCCCCACAGCCCAACCAGCATGACAAATGCCCCGGCGATTCCAATAAGTGAAAGCCACCAGAGAAAGGCCTTTTTCCCCGCCGGCAAAAGTAAGTCAATCATCAGGACGGCTATTCCCGTGCATCCGAGAAAGAGCTCCGGTGAGACGAGATGCCAGTCAATCAAATTCACGACAGGTTCCTCCCAACCATTTTGTCCTGGAAGAGCTCGATCGTCCTATCCATGAAGCCTCATGAAATTTGAAAGTTCGACGACCGTCGTGTTCATGAGGTGAATTATTGGTCCGGGATAGACTCCGACAAATACTGTGATGATTTGGAGAGGGACGAGGGTAACGAGTTCCCTTACACTCATATCAGGGAGCACGCCATGCCTGTCATTGTATTTTCCGAGGAACATTCTCTGGAGCATCCAGAGAAGATATCCCGCAGTTATGACGACTCCCAGCACTGACGCAATCACTATGCCTCTATACACCGGGAAAGCGCCGACAAAAACCATGAACTCGCTTATGAATCCGCTCAGGCCCGGGAGCCCAAGCGAAGCGAATGTGGCGAGACTCATAATTGCCGTATAGACCGGAAGTTTCGCCGCAAGCCCTCCAAAATCGTCGATCATCCTTGTGTGGGCTCTGTCGTAGATCACTCCCACAAGCAAGAACAAAGAGCCCGTGATGCAGCCGTGGTTGAACATTTGGAGGATGGCGCCGTTCATGCCGGTAGAAGTCATCGATGCAATGCCGAGAAGCACATAGCCCATGTGGCTTATGCTCGAATATGCGACAAGTTTTTTGAGGTCATCCTGGGCCATTGCAACAAGCGCACCGTAGATTATGTTCACGAGTGCAAGCGCCGCGAGCGGAATAGCGAAGTAGTGCGCCGCAGATGGAAGTATCGGCAGGCTCACTCTCAGGAGACCATATGCCCCCATCTTGAGAAGGACCCCTGCAAGGATGACGCTTACGGCGGTAGGTGCCTCAACATGGGCATCGGGAAGCCAGGTATGAAACGGGAAAATAGGCACCTTGATTGCAAAAGCAAGATAGAAGGCAAGAAAAACCACTACCTGAAATCCTGGCGAGAAGAGCTGGTTCTGGGTCAGTGCGACCATGTCGAAAGTGTGAGGCGCGCTGCTGAAGTAAAGGGCAAGTATTCCCAGAAGCATCGCCACGCTCCCGAAGAGCGTGTAGAGGAAGAACTTTATTGCCGCATATTCCCTTCTCGGCCCTCCCCAGATTCCGATGAGGAAATACATCGGAACGAGCATGGCCTCCCAGAACACATAGAATAGGAAGAAATCGAGCGCCACAAAAACGCCAATCATCGCGGTCTCTAAGAGACAGAAGAGGGCGAAGTACATCTTCACCCTGTCTTTGATTCCGTAGGAGGCAATTATTGAGACCAACGAAAGCAAGGCGGTAAGAACGACCATGACTATGCTGAGACCGTCAACCGCCATGTAGTAGTAGACGTTTATTGGCGGAATCCAGCTTACCTTCTCGACCAGTTGAAAACCGGGATTTCCGGCATTGAACCGGGCAAGCACGATGAACGAAACAAATAGCGAGATCCCGCTGAATATGGTTGCAGTCGCTTTGACAGCCTTCTCCTGGTTCTTCCCAAAGAAGAGGATAATCACTCCGCCCAGAAGAGGGAAAAATGTGGTCAAAGTCAGTAAGGGTAGGTTCATTCCCTTTGCCTCCGTCTCAGAATCAGACTCAACGCTTCTACTCCCTCAAACGAATAGTTTGACTGCCAGCAGGAATAGAATTCCAAGTAGAATTACCATCACATACTGCTGAACGTAACCGCTCTGAGCCCTTCTCAATAACCAGCTCCAGGCCTGAGTCACAGATGCAATTCCATTCACCAGACCATCAACCACGTGTTCATCTATCCATCGCTTTATCCTGCTCAGGAGAATCGTTACTTTGGCAGTCCCGTCAACTGCACCGTCTATCACCCTGAGGTCAAAGGAAAAGAGGGCCCTTGTAAGACGCACGAGAGGCCTGATGATGACCGCAAGGTAGATCTCATCCAGGTAGTACTTGTTGTAGAGGAGACGATAGAGCCAGGGAAGTCCCTTTGCGAAACCCTGCTCGGAAATCGTATGGCGCAGATAGACCAAGTAGGAAACACCGATTCCCAGGAGGCACACCAGAGTGGACACGAGCATCACGGCATAATT
Above is a genomic segment from Candidatus Eisenbacteria bacterium containing:
- the hemA gene encoding glutamyl-tRNA reductase, with product MGLILIGMNHKTAPVDVREKYAIAEGKYADVIRDLKNVPGVKECVVLSTCNRSEFCCLAEDNVEVERALASFIRNLSPEVGDGISKYLYSHRGRAAVEHLFNVSSSLDSMVVGEPQILGQVKSAYFIAEDSGGTGPIMNRLFRQSFEVGKRVRTETEIGAYAVSVSSLAVELAKKILGNLSGKKGMIIGGGETSELTLKSLVDNGVRDIYVANRTLEKSEELAKEAGGRVVEFSRIEEALAEVDIVISSTGAPHYVLKKMQLQNVMQRRKNRTIFIIDIAVPRDVDPGCAGIYNVFLYNIDDLNAIVTLNREKREREAEKAKSIVAEETLRFERWMEGFQAVPTISLLRSMLSEVKDKELSGLFSQLGTASEREKKLVEDFATSFLNKILHKPTVRLKGSADPGEREKLADAVRYLFDLNDDTEEKK
- the ccsA gene encoding cytochrome c biogenesis protein CcsA translates to MGLAFPVIQGISFACYLVASFLYISGFLGEAPKKHSLASYFLLAGVLLQLSLLFLITGAESALPLRTVREALLVASVFIGCSYFLFERATGEKTVGPFIVPFPAILSLSSLILCFFPRPQLEPEVIFTSAWFQVHVLLTLLSYAAFAFAFSTGLMYFMLSHEIAVKRMGRVFVRLPSLDSLDHIGYRAVSIGFPLLTLGVVAGGLWAERVWGSFFRMEIKEVWTFATWIIYAAYLHSRLAAGWQGKRAALLSIVGFLACMLSFVGGSLLPGRHNF
- a CDS encoding NADH-quinone oxidoreductase subunit N, translating into MNLIDWHLVSPELFLGCTGIAVLMIDLLLPAGKKAFLWWLSLIGIAGAFVMLVGLWGESQATLSGMFVLDPFSLFFKGIFLVASFLVLLITPELKGLDLETMSEYCALLLFGTFGFMLVASAGDLVMIFVAIEMGAIPCYALAGFMRDDASSNEAGVKYFLLGAISSAVMVYGMSFIYGLTGLTNLLAIEERLLAGGASYPLLMLGSILTVAGFAFKMAAVPFHMWVPDTYQGAPTPITAYLSVVSKGAGFAVLLRFIFSLSGAYQANGIDWTGIIAWLSALSMILGTIVGVAQTNVKRLLAYSSIAHVGYMLIGVAVGGTLGTQSVLIYLTAYLFMSVGAFSIVTAQSRITGGDDLEHFVDLGRRSPVMAGLMTIFLLSLAGIPGLAGFMGKLYVFSSAIKDGYIVLAVIGILTSVVSLFYYARVLKAMYLVKRKEEQPHFGMSALTKFALGISFVFTLFIGLFPAQLIRLTEASLELWLGR
- a CDS encoding NADH-quinone oxidoreductase subunit M; translation: MNLPLLTLTTFFPLLGGVIILFFGKNQEKAVKATATIFSGISLFVSFIVLARFNAGNPGFQLVEKVSWIPPINVYYYMAVDGLSIVMVVLTALLSLVSIIASYGIKDRVKMYFALFCLLETAMIGVFVALDFFLFYVFWEAMLVPMYFLIGIWGGPRREYAAIKFFLYTLFGSVAMLLGILALYFSSAPHTFDMVALTQNQLFSPGFQVVVFLAFYLAFAIKVPIFPFHTWLPDAHVEAPTAVSVILAGVLLKMGAYGLLRVSLPILPSAAHYFAIPLAALALVNIIYGALVAMAQDDLKKLVAYSSISHMGYVLLGIASMTSTGMNGAILQMFNHGCITGSLFLLVGVIYDRAHTRMIDDFGGLAAKLPVYTAIMSLATFASLGLPGLSGFISEFMVFVGAFPVYRGIVIASVLGVVITAGYLLWMLQRMFLGKYNDRHGVLPDMSVRELVTLVPLQIITVFVGVYPGPIIHLMNTTVVELSNFMRLHG